A genomic window from Flavobacterium phycosphaerae includes:
- a CDS encoding aspartate aminotransferase family protein, whose amino-acid sequence MKQDFLKYQAQTSPYPLGMEVSHAIGSYIYDANNKKYLDFVAGVSACSLGHQHPKVNQAIKNQLDKYSHVMVYGEYAQHPAVAYCKVLVENLHPNLNKVYLVNSGTEATEGALKLVRRVTGRSQLISCHNAYHGNTMGSMSVMGFEERKQIFRPLIPDVDFITFNNEDDIQKITTRTAGIILESIQGGAGFIEPNNDFLAKVKKRCEEVGALMIIDEIQPGFGRTGKLFGYENYNVVPDVVIIGKGMAGGMPVGGFIANEKHMDLLSHDPKLGHITTFGGHPVIAAACLATLEEIIEKDYTLQSLAKEKLFRELLVHPLIEEIRGKGLMLAAMTTDPEITNKVIFKCQDKGLILFWLLFEGCAIRITPPLTVSEDEIREGCAIIIEAMNEIMEESLGK is encoded by the coding sequence TTGAAACAAGATTTCCTAAAATACCAAGCGCAAACCTCTCCTTATCCTCTGGGTATGGAAGTATCGCATGCCATTGGTTCCTATATATACGATGCCAATAACAAAAAATATCTTGATTTTGTAGCAGGCGTTTCTGCTTGTAGCTTGGGGCACCAACATCCGAAAGTTAACCAAGCCATCAAAAACCAATTAGACAAATACTCTCATGTTATGGTGTATGGTGAATATGCTCAGCATCCGGCAGTGGCGTATTGTAAAGTATTAGTCGAAAATCTACATCCAAATTTAAATAAAGTGTATTTAGTCAACTCAGGTACCGAAGCTACAGAGGGAGCTTTAAAACTGGTACGTCGTGTTACCGGCAGAAGTCAATTGATTTCGTGTCATAACGCCTATCATGGTAATACTATGGGCTCCATGAGTGTCATGGGATTTGAAGAGCGCAAGCAAATCTTCAGACCGCTGATTCCTGATGTGGATTTTATCACGTTCAATAACGAAGATGATATTCAAAAAATAACTACCCGAACCGCCGGAATCATTCTCGAAAGTATTCAAGGAGGTGCCGGATTTATTGAACCTAATAATGATTTCTTGGCCAAAGTCAAAAAACGTTGCGAAGAAGTGGGCGCCTTAATGATAATAGACGAAATACAACCGGGCTTTGGACGCACCGGAAAATTATTCGGGTACGAAAACTATAATGTGGTTCCCGACGTAGTTATTATAGGAAAAGGAATGGCTGGTGGTATGCCGGTTGGTGGTTTTATTGCCAACGAAAAACACATGGATTTGTTAAGTCACGATCCTAAACTGGGACACATTACCACTTTTGGCGGACATCCTGTCATAGCGGCAGCATGCCTGGCTACCTTGGAAGAAATTATAGAAAAAGACTATACTTTACAATCTTTAGCAAAAGAAAAACTGTTTCGAGAGCTTTTGGTACATCCTTTGATAGAAGAGATTCGTGGAAAAGGATTAATGCTGGCGGCTATGACGACAGATCCTGAGATTACCAATAAAGTAATCTTCAAATGCCAAGATAAAGGATTAATTTTATTCTGGCTTTTATTCGAAGGTTGCGCCATCAGAATTACTCCCCCGTTAACCGTATCTGAAGATGAAATCAGAGAAGGTTGTGCCATCATCATCGAAGCGATGAATGAAATCATGGAAGAATCATTAGGGAAATAA